The following proteins come from a genomic window of Pseudomonas putida:
- a CDS encoding extracellular solute-binding protein, with product MSISVFRKALMAGAGLTLACSVQAAPTVHFYNWSDYIGPNTLADFESATGIKPVQDVFDSNETLEGKLLAGNTGYDVVVPSNHFLGKQIKAGAFQKLDKNLLPNYSNLDPALMKRLEKNDPGNQYAVPYLWGTNGIGYNVDKVKAALGVDTIDSWAVLFEPENMKKLSKCGVAFLDSADEMLPAVLNYMGLNPNSTDPKDYAKAEQKLLAVRPYVTYFHSSKYISDLANGDICVAAGFSGDVFQAKARAEEAKKGVNLAYAIPKEGGNLWFDVLAIPKDAKNVKEAHAFINYLLKPEVIAQVSDYVGYANPNPKAGDLMDQAVRTDAAVYPPQEVLNKMFVNSELPPKVQRLMTRSWTKVKSGK from the coding sequence TTGTCTATTTCTGTATTCCGCAAGGCCTTGATGGCTGGCGCGGGCCTGACGCTGGCATGCAGCGTCCAAGCGGCGCCGACGGTGCACTTCTATAACTGGTCCGACTACATCGGCCCTAACACACTCGCGGACTTCGAGAGCGCCACGGGCATCAAGCCTGTGCAAGACGTGTTCGACTCCAATGAAACCCTGGAAGGCAAGCTGCTGGCCGGTAACACCGGTTATGACGTGGTGGTGCCGTCCAACCATTTCCTCGGCAAGCAGATCAAGGCGGGCGCGTTCCAGAAGCTCGACAAGAACCTGCTGCCCAATTATTCCAACCTCGACCCGGCGCTGATGAAGCGCCTGGAAAAGAACGACCCGGGTAACCAGTACGCGGTGCCTTATCTGTGGGGCACCAACGGCATCGGTTACAACGTCGACAAGGTCAAGGCTGCGCTGGGCGTGGATACCATCGACTCCTGGGCCGTGCTGTTCGAGCCCGAAAACATGAAGAAGCTCTCCAAGTGCGGTGTGGCCTTCCTCGACTCGGCGGACGAAATGCTGCCAGCGGTGCTCAACTACATGGGCCTCAACCCGAACAGCACCGACCCCAAGGATTACGCCAAGGCCGAGCAGAAGCTGCTGGCGGTGCGCCCGTACGTGACCTACTTCCACTCGTCCAAGTACATCAGCGACCTGGCCAACGGCGATATCTGCGTCGCGGCAGGTTTCTCGGGTGATGTGTTCCAGGCCAAGGCTCGCGCTGAAGAAGCGAAGAAGGGCGTGAACCTGGCCTACGCCATTCCCAAGGAAGGCGGCAACCTCTGGTTCGACGTGCTGGCGATCCCCAAGGACGCCAAGAACGTCAAAGAGGCGCATGCCTTCATCAACTATTTGCTGAAACCTGAGGTTATCGCCCAGGTCAGTGATTACGTCGGTTACGCCAACCCGAACCCCAAGGCTGGCGACCTGATGGACCAGGCCGTGAGGACTGACGCTGCGGTTTACCCACCGCAGGAAGTGCTGAACAAGATGTTCGTGAACTCAGAGTTGCCACCCAAGGTGCAACGGCTGATGACCCGTAGCTGGACCAAGGTCAAGTCGGGCAAGTAA
- a CDS encoding extracellular solute-binding protein → MNKMGKTLLAAALMGAMASAVQAEDKVLNVYNWSDYIAPDTIAKFEKQTGIKVKYDVFDSNETLEAKLLAGKSGYDIVVPSNNFLAKQIKAGVYEELDRSKLPNWKNLDPDLLKAVGDASDKGNKHAFPYMWGSIGIGYNPEKVKAALGVDKIDSWDVVFKPENIAKLKSCGVSFLDAPTEMLPAALHYLGKPTDSTKKEDLKAAEDLFLKIRPSITYFHSSKYIGDMANGNICVAVGYSGDLEQSKARAHEAGDKVKVDYVIPKEGAGTFYDMVAIPKDAEHKDAAYQFMNFLMQPEIMAEITNAVRFPNGNAAATQFVDKDITSDPSIYPPAEVKKKLYAIAAPDASVQRVITRSWTKIKSGK, encoded by the coding sequence ATGAATAAAATGGGCAAAACGTTGCTGGCCGCCGCCCTGATGGGCGCCATGGCCTCCGCTGTTCAGGCTGAAGACAAAGTGTTGAACGTCTATAACTGGTCGGACTACATCGCTCCGGACACCATCGCCAAGTTCGAGAAGCAGACGGGTATCAAGGTCAAGTACGACGTCTTCGACAGCAACGAAACCCTGGAAGCCAAGCTGCTGGCAGGCAAGTCGGGCTATGACATCGTCGTGCCGTCGAACAACTTCCTGGCCAAGCAGATCAAGGCGGGTGTGTACGAGGAGCTGGACCGTTCGAAACTACCGAACTGGAAGAACCTTGACCCCGACCTGCTCAAGGCCGTTGGCGATGCCAGCGACAAGGGCAACAAGCATGCCTTCCCTTATATGTGGGGCTCGATCGGCATCGGCTACAACCCGGAGAAGGTCAAGGCTGCGCTGGGTGTGGACAAGATCGATTCGTGGGACGTGGTGTTCAAGCCTGAGAACATCGCCAAGCTCAAGAGCTGCGGCGTGAGTTTCCTCGACGCCCCGACCGAAATGCTCCCGGCTGCGCTGCACTACCTCGGCAAACCGACCGACAGCACCAAGAAAGAAGACCTGAAAGCCGCCGAAGACCTGTTCCTCAAGATCCGTCCTTCGATCACCTACTTCCACTCGTCCAAGTACATTGGCGACATGGCCAACGGCAACATCTGTGTAGCCGTCGGTTACTCGGGTGACCTGGAGCAGTCCAAGGCCCGTGCCCATGAAGCGGGCGACAAGGTAAAAGTGGACTACGTCATTCCGAAGGAAGGTGCCGGTACCTTCTACGACATGGTCGCCATCCCGAAAGATGCCGAGCATAAAGACGCTGCCTACCAGTTCATGAATTTCCTGATGCAGCCGGAAATCATGGCTGAAATCACCAATGCCGTGCGCTTCCCGAACGGGAACGCTGCTGCCACCCAGTTCGTGGACAAAGACATCACCAGCGACCCGAGCATCTACCCGCCTGCCGAAGTGAAGAAGAAGTTGTACGCGATCGCTGCGCCTGACGCTTCTGTGCAGCGAGTGATCACCCGCAGTTGGACGAAGATCAAGTCGGGCAAGTAA
- a CDS encoding aminotransferase class III-fold pyridoxal phosphate-dependent enzyme: MSVNNPQTREWQTLSGEHHLAPFSDYKQLKEKGPRIITKAQGVHLWDSEGHKILDGMAGLWCVAVGYGREELVQAAEKQMRELPYYNLFFQTAHPPALELAKAITEVAPKGMTHVFFTGSGSEGNDTVLRMVRHYWALKGKPHKQTIIGRINGYHGSTFAGACLGGMSGMHEQGGLPIPGIVHIPQPYWFGEGGDMTPDEFGVWAAEQLEKKILEVGEDNVAAFIAEPIQGAGGVIIPPETYWPKVKEILAKYDILFVADEVICGFGRTGEWFGSDYYDLKPDLMTIAKGLTSGYIPMGGVIVRDTVAKVISEGGDFNHGFTYSGHPVAAAVGLENLRILRDEKIVEKARTDTAPYLQKRLRELQDHPLVGEVRGLGMLGAIELVKDKATRSRYEGKGVGMICRTFCFENGLIMRAVGDTMIIASPLVISHAEIDELVEKARKCLDLTLEAIR, translated from the coding sequence ATGAGCGTCAACAACCCGCAAACCCGTGAATGGCAAACCCTGAGCGGGGAGCATCACCTCGCACCCTTCAGTGACTACAAGCAACTGAAGGAGAAGGGGCCGCGCATCATCACCAAGGCCCAGGGTGTGCATTTGTGGGATAGCGAGGGGCACAAGATCCTCGACGGCATGGCCGGTCTATGGTGCGTGGCGGTCGGCTACGGCCGTGAAGAGCTGGTGCAGGCGGCAGAAAAACAGATGCGCGAGCTGCCGTACTACAACCTGTTCTTCCAGACCGCTCACCCGCCGGCGCTCGAGCTGGCCAAAGCGATCACCGAAGTGGCGCCGAAAGGTATGACCCATGTGTTCTTCACCGGCTCCGGCTCCGAAGGCAACGACACTGTGCTGCGCATGGTGCGTCACTACTGGGCGCTTAAGGGCAAACCGCACAAGCAGACCATCATCGGCCGTATCAACGGTTACCACGGTTCCACCTTCGCCGGTGCTTGCCTGGGTGGCATGAGCGGCATGCACGAGCAGGGTGGCTTGCCGATCCCGGGTATCGTTCACATCCCTCAGCCTTACTGGTTCGGCGAGGGCGGCGACATGACCCCTGACGAATTCGGTGTCTGGGCTGCCGAGCAGCTGGAGAAGAAGATCCTCGAAGTCGGCGAAGACAACGTCGCTGCCTTCATCGCCGAGCCGATCCAGGGCGCAGGTGGCGTGATCATCCCGCCGGAAACCTACTGGCCCAAGGTGAAGGAGATCCTTGCCAAGTACGACATCCTGTTCGTCGCCGACGAGGTGATCTGCGGCTTCGGCCGTACCGGCGAGTGGTTCGGCTCTGACTACTACGACCTCAAGCCCGACCTGATGACCATCGCGAAAGGCCTGACCTCTGGTTACATCCCCATGGGCGGTGTGATCGTGCGTGACACCGTGGCCAAGGTGATCAGCGAAGGCGGCGACTTCAATCACGGTTTCACCTACTCCGGCCACCCGGTGGCGGCCGCGGTGGGCCTGGAAAACCTGCGCATCCTGCGTGACGAGAAAATTGTCGAGAAGGCGCGCACGGATACGGCACCGTATTTGCAAAAGCGTTTGCGCGAGCTGCAGGACCATCCTCTGGTGGGTGAAGTGCGCGGCCTGGGCATGCTGGGTGCGATCGAGCTGGTCAAGGACAAGGCCACCCGCAGCCGTTACGAAGGCAAAGGCGTGGGCATGATCTGTCGCACCTTCTGCTTTGAGAACGGCCTGATCATGCGTGCGGTGGGTGACACCATGATCATCGCGTCGCCGCTGGTAATCAGCCATGCGGAGATCGACGAACTGGTGGAAAAGGCACGCAAGTGCCTGGATCTTACCCTTGAGGCGATTCGATAA
- the potA gene encoding polyamine ABC transporter ATP-binding protein translates to MAVASGAYKKALEGDQQPKQVLVKIDRVTKKFDETVAVDDVSLEIRKGEIFALLGGSGSGKSTLLRMLAGFERPSEGRIFLDGVDITDMPPYERPINMMFQSYALFPHMTVAQNIAFGLQQDKLPKAEIDARVAEMLKLVHMTQYAKRKPHQLSGGQRQRVALARSLAKRPKLLLLDEPMGALDKKLRSQMQLELVEIIERVGVTCVMVTHDQEEAMTMAQRIAIMHLGWIAQIGSPVDIYETPTSRLVCEFIGNVNLFEGDVVDDAEGYAIIASPELERKIYVGHGITTSVEDKHITYALRPEKLLVTTKQPEFEHNWSRGKVHDIAYLGGHSVFYVELPSGKVVQSFVANAERQGARPTWGDEVYVWWEDDSGVVLRS, encoded by the coding sequence ATGGCAGTTGCCTCCGGTGCCTATAAAAAAGCCCTCGAGGGTGACCAGCAACCCAAGCAGGTGCTGGTCAAGATCGACCGGGTCACGAAAAAGTTCGACGAAACGGTAGCCGTGGACGATGTGTCCCTGGAAATTCGCAAGGGTGAGATCTTCGCCTTGCTGGGTGGCTCCGGTTCCGGCAAGTCTACCTTGCTGCGCATGCTGGCCGGCTTCGAGCGCCCTAGCGAAGGGCGGATCTTCCTCGATGGCGTCGACATCACCGATATGCCGCCCTACGAGCGGCCGATCAACATGATGTTCCAGTCCTACGCGTTGTTCCCGCACATGACCGTGGCGCAGAACATCGCCTTCGGCCTGCAGCAGGACAAGCTGCCCAAGGCCGAGATTGATGCGCGCGTGGCCGAGATGCTCAAGCTGGTGCACATGACCCAGTACGCCAAGCGCAAGCCGCACCAGTTGTCGGGCGGCCAGCGTCAGCGTGTGGCGTTGGCCCGCTCGCTGGCCAAGCGCCCCAAGCTGCTGCTGCTCGACGAGCCGATGGGTGCACTGGACAAGAAACTGCGTTCGCAGATGCAGCTGGAGCTGGTCGAGATCATCGAGCGCGTGGGTGTGACCTGCGTGATGGTGACCCACGACCAGGAAGAGGCCATGACCATGGCCCAGCGCATCGCCATCATGCACCTGGGCTGGATCGCCCAGATCGGCTCGCCAGTGGACATCTACGAGACACCTACCAGCCGCCTGGTGTGCGAGTTCATCGGTAACGTCAACCTGTTCGAAGGTGACGTGGTCGATGACGCCGAAGGCTACGCGATCATTGCCAGCCCGGAGCTGGAGCGCAAGATCTACGTGGGCCACGGCATCACCACTTCGGTTGAAGACAAGCACATCACCTACGCCCTGCGCCCGGAGAAACTGCTGGTAACCACCAAGCAGCCCGAGTTCGAGCACAACTGGTCGCGCGGCAAGGTGCACGATATCGCCTACCTGGGTGGCCACTCGGTGTTCTATGTGGAGCTGCCGAGCGGCAAGGTCGTCCAGTCGTTCGTCGCCAACGCCGAGCGCCAGGGTGCTCGTCCTACCTGGGGCGATGAAGTGTACGTGTGGTGGGAAGACGACAGCGGCGTGGTACTGCGGTCATGA